In Nicotiana tabacum cultivar K326 chromosome 11, ASM71507v2, whole genome shotgun sequence, a single window of DNA contains:
- the LOC107760840 gene encoding disease resistance protein RPM1-like, which produces MAESAISYLIHQLSTLLNCGQKFLDGIQQEIVHIRDAFEQMRTFSRVADAKEEEDGELQVWIKQVLDLAHDVQDILENHIVMCNSFPEKVSWPWRKFHHSLMSEKLFEAQNDNILKALESIKARIIVISEGHKTFLQKYGVITSAESSNITWCNNHEEVLLVDDADLIGVENHKSVLLEWVLSDDPEWKLLCVVGTRGIGKTTLVKKIFDDATVNKHFNHHTLWIDIPKFSDVKELFTSMLDPQDDHSRRALEAMDANMLAQFLQLFFKSSRYLIVLDDFPDIGTWRALKCAFPRESCGSRIIIISRFADICHTICVETDVGSHVYNLKPLAEEESWILFCRKAFSGSLLCPSSLMQISKDIIQKCRGLPLVILVIAGALATKGKRKEAWEMFYDSLVDKLQGSYSEAEHMKRILNLCYQDLPFYLKSCFTYLSIIPRYHVIDKMRLTRLWAAEGLVLEREGKAIAQVAGSYLNELANRSLIQVAKKYPDGRLAIFSIHNLWYEIILSKSRESAMVTIANGEERRPHKVRHLVITDELANDIQNIDRFKHLHSLITFGSPDSVTSSFLLKLLCGSFKLLKVLDLTQAPLVKIPKVVFELVHLKFLNLKSTKIKHLPGSIQKLVNLEFLDLRETSVNKLPVEIPRLQHLRHVLIYRRGAGFLHGFSATENIETLASLEVVTLINATTSTVIELGKLTRLRKLEIAKLRRKHTRDLCSSLDKLINLEQLSISSYGVSDIIDLHYPLRSTHSSLRTLTFEGRLERLPIWVTSLEALATVHLKLSKLEDNALETLQDLPNLVNLVLDSAYEGEELRFGAGGFKKLRELYIWHCRKLRIIKVEEGAMPSLEELQLRNCMVMKEFPFGIEHLSKLQRLVLQNVSEKMLMTLQLEDSQSGDYWKIANIPRVQIVDL; this is translated from the coding sequence ATGGCAGAGAGTGCTATATCTTATTTGATACATCAGCTTTCAACATTGCTCAATTGCGGACAAAAATTTCTTGATGGAATTCAGCAAGAAATTGTTCATATCAGGGATGCATTTGAACAAATGAGGACTTTCTCAAGAGTAGCTGatgctaaagaagaagaagatggtgaATTACAAGTATGGATCAAGCAAGTACTAGACCTTGCACATGATGTCCAAGACATTCTTGAAAATCATATTGTCATGTGCAACAGTTTTCCAGAAAAGGTATCATGGCCATGGAGAAAATTCCATCATTCATTAATGTCTGAGAAGTTATTTGAAGCTCAAAATGATAATATTTTAAAAGCATTGGAAAGTATAAAGGCCCGAATCATCGTCATTTCTGAAGGACATAAAACGTTTCTTCAGAAATATGGTGTTATAACAAGTGCAGAAAGTAGCAACATTACATGGTGTAATAACCATGAAGAAGTACTTCTTGTTGATGATGCAGATCTTATAGGTGTTGAAAATCATAAATCAGTACTACTCGAGTGGGTTCTTTCTGATGATCCAGAATGGAAATTGCTTTGTGTAGTTGGAACAAGAGGTATAGGGAAAACCACCCTAGTCAAGAAAATCTTTGATGATGCAACAGTCAACAAGCATTTCAATCATCATACTCTGTGGATTGATATTCCAAAATTTTCTGATGTTAAGGAGCTATTCACGAGCATGCTTGATCCACAAGATGACCATTCCCGTCGAGCACTTGAAGCCATGGATGCTAACATGTTGGCACAATTCCTTCAACTATTCTTTAAGTCATCAAGGTACTTAATTGTCCTTGATGATTTCCCTGATATTGGCACCTGGAGAGCTCTCAAATGTGCATTTCCTAGAGAAAGCTGTGGCAGCAGGATTATCATCATATCTCGTTTTGCTGATATATGCCATACCATTTGTGTGGAAACTGATGTTGGTAGTCATGTTTAtaatttgaagcctttggctgaAGAAGAATCTTGGATTCTTTTCTGCAGAAAGGCATTTTCAGGCAGCCTATTATGTCCTTCATCCTTAATGCAAATCTCCAAAGACATTATACAGAAATGCAGAGGTCTGCCACTGGTGATTTTGGTGATTGCTGGTGCTTTGGCTActaaagggaaaagaaaagaggcaTGGGAGATGTTCTATGACAGCCTTGTTGACAAGTTACAAGGTAGTTATAGTGAAGCCGAGCACATGAAAAGGATACTCAATCTATGTTATCAAGACTTGCCTTTCTATCTCAAGTCTTGTTTCACTTATCTGAGCATAATTCCAAGATATCATGTCATCGATAAGATGAGACTGACTCGACTCTGGGCAGCAGAAGGACTTGTTCTTGAAAGAGAAGGAAAGGCAATTGCACAAGTTGCTGGAAGCTATCTCAATGAACTTGCAAACAGAAGCTTGATCCAAGTTGCTAAAAAATACCCTGATGGAAGGTTAGCAATATTCAGCATTCATAACCTGTGGTATGAAATCATTCTTTCTAAGTCAAGGGAAAGTGCCATGGTAACTATAGCTAATGGGGAAGAAAGAAGGCCTCACAAAGTCAGACATCTGGTAATCACTGATGAATTGGCAAACGATATACAAAATATTGATCGGTTTAAGCATCTTCACTCACTAATAACGTTCGGTTCACCAGATTCTGTCACTAGTTCATTCTTGTTGAAGCTGTTATGTGGAAGTTTCAAGCTACTCAAGGTCTTAGACTTGACACAAGCCCCATTGGTAAAAATACCAAAAGTAGTCTTTGAACTAGTACATCTCAAGTTTTTGAACTTAAAGAGCACTAAGATAAAACATCTCCCAGGATCAATACAGAAGCTTGTGAACCTCGAGTTCTTGGACCTAAGGGAGACATCAGTAAACAAATTGCCTGTTGAGATTCCAAGGCTTCAACATCTTCGCCATGTCCTCATTTATCGACGTGGTGCTGGTTTTTTGCATGGTTTTTCAGCTACTGAGAACATAGAAACCCTTGCGTCCTTAGAAGTGGTGACTCTTATAAATGCCACTACAAGCACAGTGATTGAATTGGGAAAGTTAACAAGACTAAGAAAGTTAGAGATCGCGAAGCTGAGAAGAAAACACACAAGGGATCTTTGTTCTTCCCTTGACAAGTTGATCAATCTTGAACAACTATCTATCTCATCTTATGGGGTGAGTGACATTATTGATTTGCACTATCCCCTTCGTTCTACGCACTCATCCCTTCGAACATTAACCTTCGAAGGGCGTTTGGAGAGGCTTCCAATATGGGTAACATCTCTTGAAGCCTTGGCCACAGTTCATTTAAAATTGAGCAAGTTAGAGGACAATGCACTAGAAACTCTTCAAGATTTGCCCAACCTTGTAAACCTTGTGCTAGACTCGGCTTATGAGGGCGAAGAGTTGAGGTTCGGGGCAGGCGGATTCAAGAAACTGCGAGAATTATATATTTGGCACTGCAGGAAATTGAGAATAATTAAAGTGGAAGAAGGAGCAATGCCTTCTCTTGAGGAGCTTCAACTGCGCAACTGTATGGTAATGAAGGAGTTTCCGTTTGGGATTGAGCATTTAAGCAAGCTTCAACGTCTTGTGTTGCAAAATGTTTCTGAAAAGATGTTGATGACTTTGCAGCTTGAGGACAGTCAAAGTGGGGATTACTGGAAAATTGCTAATATTCCTAGAGTTCAGATAGTAGACTTGTAG
- the LOC142165734 gene encoding disease resistance protein RPM1-like yields the protein MMMNNPMVKQPLVTLNKSVFEVPSQSMESCGEVEGETGQLMLSTGNNNDAIQGNLRLMAIKSKLWLEQREDDDEEDWGDGFAGYSSEEADREANHESAGEEIDSLAMVISERVPAASPTSNLNSNAPAFVPRNPSSPAFQNAAAGTPTTTVQQQQINPNTSNTKPNGDRTKTGTPTSGQFQTVTTSAPARTSTRQGTPAATHIGATSTKQPTSGIHTSPIEQQQQNDPNATARTPTGNCKTVTISQVGQQQLVTTAPVISLDERQLLDTMVSSDPKKALNLAISSTGHENMSRNKSQQSKASLVNAQAGNTLMTQGVSQDMPNPLLVGRDIYEEGEEDDILNQCRAEASRKESAISYLVHQFSAWLRGGQKCFEGIEQEIVHIRDAFEQMRTFSRVADAKEEEDAGLQVWIKQVQELAHDVQDILEKHVVMCNNFQEKVSWPWKKPHHSLMSKKFLEAQNDNLLVMLEGVRARIIVTSEGHKTFLQKYGAIPTVESSNISWCNNHEEVILEDDADLVGVENHKSMLLDWLLSDDQEWKLLSIVGTRGIGKTALVKKIFDDAAVSKNFNRTIWIEIPRFSDVTDMLLSSMVNLNDDHTRRALETMNGNMLAQYLQQTFETLRYFVVLDDVPDIDTWRTLKYLFPSKSRGSRVIIISRFAEICHAICAETGGDSHVYSWKPLSEEESWILFCRKVFSGSLLCPPSLMQISKDIVEKCNGLPLAILLIAGALATKGNRTEAWDLFRGNLVDKLQGSYSEVEHMKKILGLCYQDLPFYLKSCFTYLSIIPKDHVINKKRLIRLWAAEGLVLEREGKGIAQVAESYLNELANRSLIQVTKKYPDGWLQSFSIHNMWYETILSKSGERVVTTIANGEGTKRPHKVRHLIIADELANDIQDVDRFKHLHSLITFRSSDSVTNSFLLKPLCGSFKLLKVLDLTGALLVSIPEEVFELVHLKLLNLRNTKIKHLPGSIQKLENLEFLDLRDVEVWDTLVNKLPDEILRLQHLRHVLIYRWGADFLHGFKAPKNIGTLVSLEMVNLINATASTVIELGKLTRLQILEIAELRRKHGRDLCSSLDKLINLQQLSISSYGVSDIIDLHYPLSSTHTSLRILLFEGCLERFPQWVTSLQALATIHLKWSKLVENALDSLQDLPNLVKLVLDQAYEGEELRFRASGFKKLKDLRILHSTKLRQIKVEEGAMPSLYELQLRNCGLMEELPLGIEHLSMLQYLSLEQMSEKLLMTVQLKDSQSGDYWKVAHIHGLHID from the exons ATGATGATGAACAATCCCATGGTCAAACAACCTTTGGTCACCTTAAACAAATCTGTTTTTGAGGTTCCTTCTCAGTCAATGGAATCTTGTGGAGAGGTTGAAGGTGAAACTGGGCAACTTATGTTATCAACGGGGAATAACAATGATGCTATACAAGGAAATTTGAGGTTGATGGCTATCAAGTCTAAACTTTGGCTAGAACAACGGGAGGATGATGATGAAGAGGATTGGGGAGATGGTTTTGCTGGCTATTCATCAGAAGAGGCTGATCGTGAGGCTAATCATGAGAGTGCAGGTGAGGAGATTGATTCCTTAGCGATGGTAATATCTGAACGAGTGCCAGCAGCAAGTCCAACGAGCAATTTGAACTCCAATGCTCCTGCATTCGTTCCCAGAAATCCTTCATCTCCAGCTTTTCAAAATGCAGCAGCTGGAACACCTACAACTACTGTGCAACAGCAGCAAATTAATCCCAACACCTCAAACACAAAGCCTAATGGTGATCGAACAAAAACAGGAACACCAACATCTGGGCAGTTCCAAACTGTGACAACAAGTGCTCCTGCAAGAACATCTACAAGGCAAGGTACGCCAGCTGCAACTCATATAGGTGCAACATCGACCAAACAGCCCACGTCAGGTATCCATACAAGTCCTATTGAACAGCAACAACAAAATGATCCAAACGCTACAGCTAGGACTCCTACTGGTAATTGCAAAACAGTAACAATTTCACAGGTTGGGCAGCAACAGCTCGTAACCACTGCTCCAGTTATTTCGTTAGACGAAAGACAACTTTTGGATACAATGGTAAGTTCTGATCCTAAAAAAGCTTTAAATCTTGCTATTTCAAGCactggtcatgagaatatgagCAGGAACAAATCACAACAAAGTAAGGCAAGTCTGGTTAATGCACAAGCTGGCAATACATTGATGACTCAGGGTGTTTCTCAAGACATGCCAAATCCACTATTGGTAGGTAGAGATATATATGAAGAAGGGGAGGAAGATGATATCTTAAATCAATGTCGGGCAGAGGCATCAAGAAAAG AGAGTGCTATATCTTATTTGGTACATCAGTTTTCAGCTTGGCTCCGCGGTGGACAAAAATGTTTTGAAGGAATTGAACAAGAAATTGTTCATATCAGGGATGCATTTGAACAAATGAGGACTTTCTCAAGAGTAGCTGatgctaaagaagaagaagatgctgGATTACAAGTATGGATCAAACAAGTACAAGAACTTGCACATGATGTCCAAGACATTCTTGAAAAACATGTTGTTATGTGCAACAATTTTCAAGAAAAGGTATCATGGCCATGGAAAAAACCCCATCATTCATTAATGTCTAAGAAGTTCTTAGAAGCTCAGAATGATAATCTTCTAGTGATGTTGGAAGGTGTCAGGGCCCGAATCATCGTCACTTCTGAAGGACACAAAACATTTCTTCAGAAATATGGTGCTATACCAACTGTGGAAAGTAGCAATATTTCATGGTGCAATAACCATGAAGAAGTAATTCTTGAAGATGATGCAGATCTTGTAGGTGTTGAAAATCATAAATCAATGCTTCTTGACTGGTTACTTTCTGATGATCAAGAATGGAAATTGCTTTCTATAGTTGGAACTAGAGGTATAGGGAAAACTGCCCTAGTCAAGAAAATCTTTGATGATGCAGCAGTGAGTAAGAATTTTAATCGAACTATATGGATTGAGATTCCAAGGTTTTCTGATGTTACGGACATGTTGTTGAGCAGCATGGTTAATCTAAACGATGACCATACCCGTCGAGCACTTGAAACCATGAATGGTAACATGTTGGCACAGTACCTTCAACAAACCTTTGAGACATTGAGGTACTTTGTTGTCCTTGATGATGTCCCTGATATTGACACATGGAGGACTCTCAAATATTTATTTCCTAGTAAAAGCCGTGGAAGCAGGGTTATCATCATATCGCGTTTTGCTGAAATATGCCATGCCATTTGTGCAGAAACTGGTGGTGATAGTCATGTTTATAGTTGGAAGCCTTTGTCTGAAGAAGAATCTTGGATTCTTTTCTGCAGAAAGGTATTCTCAGGCAGCCTGTTATGTCCTCCATCTTTGATGCAAATCTCCAAAGACATCGTAGAAAAATGCAATGGTTTGCCACTGGCAATTTTGTTGATTGCTGGTGCACTGGCTACTAAAGGGAACAGAACAGAGGCGTGGGACTTGTTTCGTGGCAACCTTGTTGACAAGTTACAAGGTAGTTATAGTGAAGTCGAGCACATGAAAAAGATACTCGGTCTATGTTATCAAGACTTGCCTTTCTATCTCAAGTCTTGTTTCACATATCTGAGCATAATTCCAAAAGATCATGTCATTAATAAGAAGAGACTGATTCGACTATGGGCAGCAGAAGGACTTGTCCTTGAAAGAGAAGGAAAGGGAATTGCACAAGTTGCTGAAAGCTATCTCAATGAACTTGCAAACAGAAGCTTGATCCAAGTTACCAAAAAGTACCCTGATGGATGGCTACAATCATTCAGCATTCATAACATGTGGTATGAAACCATTCTTTCTAAGTCGGGGGAAAGGGTCGTTACAACTATAGCTAATGGGGAAGGAACAAAAAGACCTCACAAAGTCAGACATCTAATAATCGCTGATGAATTGGCTAATGATATACAAGATGTTGATCGGTTTAAGCATCTTCACTCTCTGATAACGTTCAGGTCATCAGATTCTGTCACTAATTCATTCTTGTTGAAGCCGTTATGTGGCAGTTTCAAGCTACTCAAGGTCTTAGATTTAACAGGAGCCCTACTGGTGAGCATACCAGAAGAAGTCTTTGAATTAGTACATCTCAAGCTTTTGAACTTGAGGAACACTAAGATAAAACATCTGCCAGGATCAATACAGAAGCTTGAGAATCTCGAGTTCTTGGACCTAAGGgatgttgaagtttg gGACACATTGGTAAACAAATTGCCTGATGAGATTCTAAGGCTTCAACATCTTCGCCATGTCCTCATTTATCGCTGGGGTGCTGATTTTTTGCATGGTTTCAAAGCCCCTAAGAACATAGGGACTCTTGTGTCCTTAGAAATGGTGAATCTTATAAATGCCACTGCAAGTACAGTGATTGAACTGGGAAAGTTAACAAGACTACAAATATTAGAAATCGCGGAACTGAGAAGAAAACATGGAAGGGATCTTTGTTCTTCCCTTGACAAGTTGATAAATCTACAACAACTATCAATCTCATCTTATGGGGTAAGTGACATTATTGATTTGCACTATCCCCTTTCTTCTACACACACATCCCTCCGAATATTGCTCTTCGAAGGATGTCTAGAGAGGTTTCCACAATGGGTAACATCTCTTCAAGCCTTAGCCACAATTCATCTAAAATGGAGCAAGTTAGTGGAAAATGCACTAGACAGTCTTCAAGATTTGCCCAACCTTGTAAAACTAGTGCTAGACCAGGCCTATGAAGGCGAAGAATTGAGGTTCAGGGCAAGTGGATTCAAAAAACTGAAAGACTTACGTATTCTGCACTCTACAAAACTGAGACAGATTAAAGTGGAAGAGGGCGCAATGCCTTCTCTTTATGAGCTTCAATTGCGCAACTGCGGATTAATGGAGGAGTTGCCCTTAGGGATTGAACATTTGAGCATGCTTCAGTATCTTTCGCTGGAACAAATGTCCGAGAAGTTGTTAATGACTGTGCAGCTTAAGGACAGTCAAAGTGGGGATTACTGGAAAGTTGCTCATATTCACGGACTTCATATAGACTAG
- the LOC107802042 gene encoding disease resistance protein RPM1-like yields MWDFCHSTVLSDDPEWKLHCVVGSRGIGKTALVKKVYDDDAVKKHFNHTLWLEIPRVSDVKELMKNMITINNDHSRRVIEAMDTNMLAQFIRQLIESSRYFIVLDDVPDIGIWRALKCTFPIENCGSRIIIISRSPELCHNICVETRGDSHVYSLNLSEEESWILFCRKVFSGSLVRPLPLMQISKDIVEKCNGFPLAILVIACALATKGKNTEAWELFHGSLVAKLQGSYSEVEHMKRILDLCYQDLPFYLKSCFIYLSIIPKDHVIDKMRLIRLWAAEGLVVEREGKAIAQVAESYLNELANRSLIQVARKHPDGRLESFRIHNLWYEFILSKSRERSHKVRHLVIHDHLSNDIQDIDQFKHLRTLITLGSSASVSSSLLLKLCLNLRSTKIKHIPGSIGKLENLEFLDLRETLVNKLPVEILKLQELRHIFSNHFAAGYIHGFEAPNKIGTLVSLEMVNRINATTSTLIELGKLTRLRMLYIAKLRRKHGRDLCSSLDKLINLQQLTISSFGVGDIIDLHYPLHSTHSSLRTLVFEGRLERFPQWVTSLQVLAIVVLRGSKLMDNALETLQDLPNLVKLVLDRAFEGEELRFGAGRFKKLKILCILHSTKLRQMKVEEGAMPFLEELQLCNCGLMEDLPFGIEHLRKLGYLLLEEISEKLLMTVQLKDSQSGDYWKIAHITRVHVKML; encoded by the exons ATGTGGGATTTCTGTCATTCAACA GTTCTTTCTGATGATCCAGAATGGAAATTGCATTGTGTAGTTGGAAGTAGAGGTATAGGGAAAACCGCCCTAGTCAAGAAAGTCTATGATGATGATGCAGTGAAAAAGCATTTCAATCATACACTGTGGCTTGAGATTCCAAGGGTTTCTGATGTTAAGGAGCTAATGAAGAACATGATTACTATAAACAATGACCATTCTCGTCGAGTCATTGAAGCCATGGATACTAACATGTTGGCACAGTTCATCCGACAACTCATTGAGTCATCAAGGTACTTTATTGTCCTTGATGATGTCCCTGACATTGGTATATGGAGGGCTCTCAAATGTACATTTCCTATTGAAAACTGTGGCAGTAGGATCATCATCATATCGCGTTCTCCTGAACTAtgccataacatttgtgtggAAACACGCGGTGATAGTCACGTTTATAGTTTGAATTTATCTGAGGAAGAATCTTGGATTCTTTTCTGCAGAAAGGTATTTTCAGGCAGCCTAGTACGTCCTCTACCCTTGATGCAAATCTCCAAAGACATCGTAGAAAAATGCAACGGTTTTCCACTGGCAATTTTGGTGATTGCTTGTGCACTGGCCACCAAAGGGAAGAACACAGAGGCATGGGAGTTGTTTCACGGCAGCCTTGTTGCCAAGCTACAAGGTAGTTATAGTGAAGTCGAGCACATGAAAAGGATACTCGACCTATGTTATCAAGACTTGCCTTTCTATCTCAAGTCTTGTTTCATATATCTGAGCATAATTCCAAAAGATCATGTCATCGATAAGATGAGACTGATTCGACTGTGGGCAGCAGAAGGACTTGTCGTTGAAAGAGAAGGAAAGGCAATTGCACAAGTTGCTGAAAGCTATCTCAATGAACTTGCAAACAGAAGCTTGATCCAAGTTGCTAGAAAGCATCCTGATGGAAGGTTAGAGTCATTCAGAATCCATAACTTGTGGTATGAATTCATTCTTTCCAAATCAAGAGAAAGGAGTCACAAGGTCAGACATCTAGTAATCCATGATCATTTGTCTAATGATATACAAGACATTGATCAGTTTAAGCATCTTCGCACTCTAATAACGCTCGGGTCATCAGCTTCTGTCTCTAGCTCATTATTGTTGAAGCT GTGTCTAAACTTGAGGAGCACTAAGATAAAACATATTCCAGGATCAATAGGGAAGCTTGAGAACCTTGAGTTCTTGGATCTAAGGGAGACATTGGTAAACAAATTGCCAGTCGAGATACTAAAGCTTCAAGAACTTCGCCATATCTTCAGCAATCACTTTGCTGCTGGTTATATACATGGTTTTGAAGCTCCTAATAAGATAGGAACCCTTGTGTCCTTAGAAATGGTGAATCGTATAAATGCAACTACAAGCACACTGATTGAATTGGGAAAGCTAACAAGACTAAGAATGTTATACATCGCAAAGCTGAGAAGAAAACATGGAAGGGATCTTTGTTCTTCCCTTGACAAGTTGATAAATCTTCAACAACTAACTATCTCATCTTTTGGGGTGGGTGACATAATTGACTTGCACTATCCCCTTCATTCTACACACTCATCCCTTCGAACATTAGTCTTCGAAGGGCGTTTAGAGAGGTTTCCACAATGGGTAACATCTCTTCAAGTCCTAGCCATTGTTGTTTTAAGAGGGAGCAAGTTAATGGACAATGCACTAGAAACTCTTCAAGATTTGCCCAACCTTGTCAAACTCGTCCTAGACCGAGCCTTTGAAGGAGAAGAATTGAGGTTCGGGGCAGGTAGATTCAAGAAGCTGAAGATATTATGCATTTTGCACTCTACAAAGTTGAGACAGATGAAAGTGGAAGAGGGTGCAATGCCTTTTCTTGAAGAGCTTCAACTGTGCAACTGTGGATTAATGGAGGATTTGCCCTTTGGGATTGAGCATTTGAGGAAGCTTGGTTATCTTTTGCTGGAAGAAATTTCTGAAAAGCTGTTAATGACTGTGCAGCTTAAGGACAGTCAAAGTGGGGATTACTGGAAAATTGCTCATATTACTAGAGTTCATGTGAAAATGTTGTAA